From one Catenuloplanes nepalensis genomic stretch:
- a CDS encoding transposase family protein codes for MSVSYTAVLPLREETVTFLAGLLDAERARRGTRTGTRSLTCREQAILVLRWFCDSTRMSQLARDNAISTSTGYDYLHEGIDVLAARSPSLHGALLAAKAAGHDYVTIDGTLIETDRCSTPGPTEGVDLWWSGKHHTHGGNIQVIGVPDGWPIWTSDVRPGREHDTTAARTDPELLPALTDAADDLRALGDLGYEGLADTVTVAYKKPKNGGLLLVQQQFNKAHNSLRAVGERANALLKMTFRALRNIGLNPWRIGKIVAAALVILHTEHGRTT; via the coding sequence ATGAGTGTGTCATACACGGCGGTCCTGCCGCTGCGCGAAGAGACCGTGACGTTCCTGGCCGGCCTGCTGGACGCCGAACGTGCCCGCCGGGGCACCCGGACCGGGACCAGGTCGTTGACCTGCCGTGAACAGGCGATCCTGGTGTTGCGCTGGTTCTGCGACAGCACCCGGATGAGTCAGCTGGCCCGGGACAACGCGATCAGCACGTCGACCGGCTACGACTACCTCCACGAGGGTATCGACGTGCTCGCCGCCCGCTCCCCGAGCCTGCACGGTGCGCTGCTGGCGGCGAAAGCCGCTGGTCATGACTACGTCACCATCGACGGCACCCTGATCGAGACCGACCGCTGCAGCACCCCAGGACCGACTGAAGGCGTCGATCTGTGGTGGTCGGGAAAGCACCACACCCACGGCGGGAACATCCAGGTCATCGGCGTGCCTGACGGCTGGCCGATCTGGACCTCCGACGTGCGTCCCGGCCGGGAACACGACACCACCGCCGCTCGCACCGACCCCGAACTCCTGCCCGCCCTCACCGACGCCGCCGACGACCTACGCGCCCTCGGCGACCTCGGCTACGAAGGCTTGGCCGACACGGTCACAGTCGCGTACAAGAAACCCAAGAACGGCGGACTGCTACTGGTCCAACAGCAGTTCAACAAGGCCCACAACAGCCTCCGCGCCGTCGGCGAACGCGCCAACGCCCTGCTCAAGATGACATTCCGAGCCCTCCGCAACATCGGCCTCAACCCATGGCGGATCGGAAAGATCGTCGCTGCGGCTCTGGTCATTCTGCACACCGAGCACGGACGCACAACGTAG
- a CDS encoding group II intron maturase-specific domain-containing protein, producing MNPIVRGWMNHYGAFYRSALYPLLERINAYLLRWVRRKYKRLRGSRKARTSWNNAVRKRPRAFAHWAWVTHAPTVW from the coding sequence ATAAACCCGATCGTCCGGGGTTGGATGAACCATTACGGGGCGTTCTATCGATCTGCCCTATATCCCCTCCTGGAACGCATCAACGCCTACCTGCTGCGGTGGGTCCGCCGGAAGTACAAACGGTTGCGGGGTAGCAGGAAAGCCCGGACGTCCTGGAACAATGCCGTCCGGAAACGACCGCGTGCCTTCGCCCACTGGGCGTGGGTCACGCACGCCCCTACGGTCTGGTGA
- the hrpA gene encoding ATP-dependent RNA helicase HrpA, producing the protein MQTNPAAALQQRLPHLMLRDERRLRRRLDGVRKVRDPESRAKVLANITAEIETAEARIAARSESRPEITYPEQLPVSALRDEIRDAIRDHQVVIVAGETGSGKTTQLPKICMELGRGVRGLIGHTQPRRLAARTVAERIAEELKTGLGQTIGFKVRFSDQVSDASMVKLMTDGILLAEIQNDRNLTQYDTLIIDEAHERSLNIDFILGYLRQLLPRRPDLKVVITSATIDPERFATHFADMSGKPAPIIEVSGRTYPVEVRYRPVVDPDDENSDPDRDQTSAILDAVGELQGEGPGDILVFLSGEREIRDTADALTKADLKNTEILPLYARLSVAEQHRVFAPHPGRRVVLATNVAETSLTVPGIKYVVDPGTARISRYSHRLKVQRLPIEPVSQASANQRKGRCGRVSEGICIRLYTEEDFIGRPEFTDPEILRTNLASVILQMTALGLGDLAAFPFIEPPDKRNVKDGVNLLEELGALDPVAFDPAKRLTPLGRRLAALPVDPRLARMVLAAEQNGVVHEVMVIAAALSIQDPRERPQDAQQQAQQQHARFTDKDSDFLTYWNLWRYLRDRQKELSSSAFRRMCKKEYLNYLRVREWQDIYAQLREAMGVPRGASDPEGLDSQKVHASLLTGLLSQIGLKDAEKQQEYVGARNARFVLSPGSALHKKSPRWVMAAELVETNRLWARVAAKIEPEWVEPLAEHLVKRSYSEPHWEKKQGAVMAMEKVTLYGVPLVAQRKVNYGRIDPVLSRELFIRHALVEGDWQTHHKFFHANRRLIEDVEELEQKTRRRDIVVDDETLFSLYDARIPADVVSGRHFDSWWKKESRDNASLLTFDRQMLINAGAGGVDEADYPDEWEVEGLTLPLTYQFEPGTEADGVTVRIPLPVLNQVPPDAFDWQVPGLREELVTALIRGLPKNLRRNFVPVPDHARAVLERVGPADGPLLETLERELRRITGVLVPPDAWEVAKLPDHLRMTFRIVDEKGKVVGEGKDLLALRTSLRPQTRQVLAASASTIERTGLTTWDFGTVPKTFQKESRGYVVRAFPALADEGSTVGLRLFDTEAEQARAMRAGNRRLLLLALPAPAKFVADMPNSTKLALARSPHGSFAALLDDIMACAVDKAMADFDGPAWDAAAFATLLTKVRQAVGDVVGDTISWVQRVLGAAYAAEQRIAATGKAASGGGMAAMAVVPALNDVRAQLAALIHKGFVTETGWQRLPDLVRYLQGIEKRLEKLPAGAQRDGQMLKQLAEVQKEYQWLLANQRPGRPAAAEIAGIRWMIEELRINYFAASLGTPAPVSDVRIFRAMDAIQP; encoded by the coding sequence ATGCAGACGAATCCCGCCGCCGCACTTCAGCAGCGCCTCCCCCACCTGATGCTCCGCGACGAGCGGCGGCTGCGCCGTCGGCTCGACGGTGTCCGCAAGGTCCGCGACCCGGAGTCCCGGGCGAAGGTCCTGGCGAACATCACCGCGGAGATCGAGACCGCGGAGGCGCGGATAGCCGCGCGCTCCGAGAGCCGGCCGGAGATCACCTACCCGGAGCAGCTGCCGGTCAGCGCGCTGCGCGACGAGATCCGCGACGCGATCCGGGACCACCAGGTGGTGATCGTGGCCGGCGAGACCGGCTCCGGGAAGACCACCCAGCTGCCGAAGATCTGCATGGAGCTGGGCCGGGGCGTGCGCGGGCTGATCGGGCACACGCAGCCGCGCCGGCTGGCGGCCCGGACCGTGGCGGAGCGGATCGCGGAGGAGCTGAAGACCGGGCTCGGGCAGACCATCGGCTTCAAGGTCCGGTTCAGCGATCAGGTCAGCGACGCCTCAATGGTCAAGCTGATGACGGACGGCATCCTGCTCGCCGAGATCCAGAACGACCGGAACCTGACGCAGTACGACACGCTGATCATCGACGAGGCGCACGAGCGCAGCCTCAACATCGACTTCATCCTGGGCTACCTGCGGCAGCTCCTGCCCCGGCGGCCGGATCTGAAGGTCGTGATCACGTCCGCGACGATCGACCCGGAGCGGTTCGCCACGCATTTCGCGGACATGTCGGGAAAACCCGCGCCGATCATCGAGGTGTCCGGCCGGACCTATCCGGTCGAGGTGCGGTACCGGCCGGTCGTCGATCCGGACGACGAGAACTCCGACCCGGACCGCGACCAGACCTCCGCGATCCTGGACGCGGTGGGCGAGCTGCAGGGCGAGGGGCCCGGCGACATCCTGGTGTTCCTCAGCGGCGAACGGGAGATCCGGGACACCGCGGACGCGCTCACCAAGGCCGACCTGAAGAACACCGAGATCCTTCCGCTGTACGCCCGGCTCTCCGTGGCCGAACAGCACCGGGTCTTCGCACCACACCCGGGTCGGCGCGTCGTGCTCGCCACCAACGTGGCCGAGACGTCACTGACCGTGCCCGGCATCAAGTACGTGGTCGACCCCGGTACCGCGCGCATCTCCCGCTACAGCCACCGGCTCAAGGTGCAGCGGCTGCCGATCGAGCCGGTCTCGCAGGCCAGCGCGAACCAGCGCAAGGGCCGCTGCGGCCGCGTCTCCGAGGGCATCTGCATCCGGCTCTACACCGAAGAGGACTTCATCGGGCGGCCGGAGTTCACCGACCCGGAGATCCTGCGCACCAACCTGGCCTCGGTCATCCTGCAGATGACCGCGCTCGGCCTCGGCGACCTGGCCGCGTTCCCGTTCATCGAGCCGCCGGACAAGCGCAACGTCAAGGACGGCGTCAACCTGCTGGAGGAGCTGGGCGCGCTCGACCCGGTCGCGTTCGACCCGGCGAAGCGGCTCACCCCGCTCGGCCGCCGGCTCGCCGCGCTGCCGGTCGACCCGCGCCTGGCCCGGATGGTGCTTGCGGCGGAGCAGAACGGCGTCGTGCACGAGGTCATGGTGATCGCGGCCGCACTGTCCATCCAGGACCCGCGCGAACGCCCGCAGGACGCGCAGCAGCAGGCCCAGCAGCAGCACGCCCGGTTCACGGACAAGGACTCGGACTTCCTGACGTACTGGAACCTGTGGCGTTACCTGCGGGACAGGCAGAAGGAGCTGTCCAGCAGCGCGTTCCGGCGGATGTGCAAGAAGGAATACCTCAACTACCTGCGCGTCCGCGAGTGGCAGGACATCTACGCGCAGCTCCGCGAGGCGATGGGCGTACCCCGTGGGGCTTCCGATCCTGAGGGTCTCGACTCGCAGAAGGTGCACGCGTCCCTGCTGACCGGCCTGCTCTCCCAGATCGGGCTCAAGGACGCCGAGAAGCAGCAGGAGTACGTCGGCGCCCGCAACGCCCGGTTCGTCCTCTCACCCGGTTCCGCGCTCCACAAGAAGTCGCCGCGCTGGGTGATGGCCGCGGAGCTGGTCGAGACGAACCGGCTCTGGGCCCGGGTCGCCGCCAAGATCGAGCCGGAGTGGGTCGAACCGCTCGCTGAGCACCTGGTCAAGCGCTCCTACAGCGAGCCGCACTGGGAGAAGAAACAGGGCGCCGTGATGGCGATGGAGAAGGTCACGCTCTACGGCGTGCCGCTCGTCGCGCAACGGAAGGTCAACTACGGCCGGATCGACCCGGTGCTCAGCCGCGAGCTGTTCATCCGGCACGCGCTGGTCGAGGGCGACTGGCAGACCCACCACAAGTTCTTCCACGCGAACCGGCGGCTGATCGAGGACGTCGAGGAGCTGGAGCAGAAGACCCGGCGCCGGGACATCGTGGTCGACGACGAGACGCTGTTCTCGCTCTACGACGCGCGCATCCCGGCCGACGTGGTCTCCGGGCGGCACTTCGACTCCTGGTGGAAGAAGGAGTCGCGGGACAACGCCTCTCTGCTGACCTTCGACCGGCAGATGCTGATCAACGCGGGCGCCGGCGGGGTGGACGAGGCCGACTATCCGGACGAATGGGAGGTCGAAGGGCTCACGCTGCCGCTGACCTACCAGTTCGAGCCGGGCACCGAGGCGGACGGCGTGACCGTGCGCATCCCACTGCCGGTACTCAACCAGGTGCCGCCGGACGCGTTCGACTGGCAGGTGCCGGGGTTGCGCGAGGAACTGGTGACCGCACTGATCCGCGGGCTGCCGAAGAACCTGCGCCGCAACTTCGTACCCGTGCCGGATCATGCCCGTGCCGTGCTCGAGCGCGTCGGCCCGGCGGACGGCCCGCTGCTGGAGACGCTGGAACGCGAACTGCGCCGGATCACCGGCGTGCTCGTCCCACCGGACGCGTGGGAGGTCGCGAAGCTCCCCGACCACCTGCGGATGACGTTCCGGATCGTGGACGAGAAGGGCAAGGTCGTCGGCGAGGGCAAGGACCTGCTCGCGCTGCGCACGTCGCTGCGCCCCCAGACGCGGCAGGTGCTCGCCGCGTCCGCCTCCACCATCGAGCGCACCGGCCTGACCACCTGGGACTTCGGCACGGTGCCGAAAACCTTCCAGAAGGAGTCCCGGGGGTACGTCGTGCGCGCGTTCCCGGCCCTGGCGGACGAGGGCAGCACGGTCGGACTGCGGTTGTTCGACACCGAGGCGGAACAGGCGCGCGCGATGCGGGCCGGCAACCGGCGCCTGCTGCTGCTCGCGCTGCCCGCGCCCGCGAAGTTCGTCGCCGACATGCCGAACTCGACCAAGCTCGCGCTGGCCCGCAGCCCGCACGGCAGCTTCGCCGCGCTCCTCGACGACATCATGGCCTGCGCGGTCGACAAGGCGATGGCCGACTTCGACGGCCCGGCCTGGGACGCCGCCGCGTTCGCCACGCTGCTCACCAAGGTCCGCCAGGCCGTCGGCGACGTGGTCGGCGACACCATCTCCTGGGTGCAGCGCGTGCTCGGCGCCGCCTACGCCGCGGAACAGCGGATAGCCGCGACCGGCAAGGCCGCGTCCGGCGGCGGCATGGCCGCGATGGCCGTGGTCCCCGCGCTCAACGACGTGCGGGCACAGCTGGCCGCGCTGATCCACAAGGGCTTCGTGACCGAGACCGGGTGGCAGCGCCTGCCCGACCTGGTGCGTTATCTACAGGGCATCGAGAAGCGGCTGGAGAAGCTGCCCGCCGGTGCGCAGCGCGACGGCCAGATGCTCAAGCAACTGGCGGAGGTGCAGAAGGAGTACCAGTGGCTGCTGGCCAACCAGCGCCCGGGCCGGCCCGCGGCCGCGGAGATCGCCGGCATCCGCTGGATGATCGAGGAACTCCGGATCAACTACTTCGCCGCCTCGCTCGGCACCCCCGCCCCGGTCTCCGACGTCCGCATCTTCCGAGCCATGGACGCCATCCAGCCCTGA
- a CDS encoding reverse transcriptase domain-containing protein: protein MDELKAPGKPFVISKRAVWEAYEKVKAKKGAPGVDAVSLKAFDKDLKNNLYKIWNRLSSGTYFPPPVRAVEIPKTGGGVRVLGVPTVGDRIAQTVAARVIEAEVEPIFHPDSYGYRPGRSPVDAAAVCRSRCWKNDWVIDLDIRKFFDTVPWDLLLKAVAAHTDKPWVLLYVERWLKAPLQLPDGIELVRATS, encoded by the coding sequence GTGGATGAGTTGAAAGCACCGGGCAAGCCGTTCGTGATATCGAAGCGGGCTGTCTGGGAGGCGTACGAGAAGGTGAAAGCGAAAAAGGGTGCGCCGGGAGTGGACGCGGTGTCGCTGAAGGCATTCGACAAGGATCTGAAGAACAACCTTTACAAGATCTGGAATCGACTGTCGTCAGGGACCTATTTTCCACCGCCGGTGCGGGCCGTGGAGATCCCGAAGACCGGGGGAGGCGTCCGAGTTTTAGGCGTGCCCACGGTCGGCGACAGGATCGCTCAAACGGTGGCGGCGCGGGTCATCGAGGCGGAGGTCGAACCGATCTTCCACCCGGACTCGTACGGTTACCGGCCGGGGCGGTCCCCGGTCGACGCGGCAGCGGTGTGCCGTTCACGGTGCTGGAAGAACGACTGGGTGATCGATCTGGACATTCGGAAGTTCTTCGACACGGTCCCGTGGGATCTACTGTTGAAAGCGGTCGCCGCGCACACTGATAAGCCGTGGGTCCTGTTGTATGTGGAGCGTTGGTTGAAAGCGCCACTGCAACTACCCGACGGCATTGAGCTTGTCCGCGCAACGAGTTGA
- a CDS encoding GntR family transcriptional regulator, with protein MEEWGTRLAGDRVLLDRGSTAERVADILRERITEGVFKPGTRLSEESLREALGISRNTLREAFRLLAHEGLLEHQLNRGVFVRLLTSADIRDLYAIRRILECGALRDLDAVPAPSLDGLRTAIETADEAASRGDWSAVGTANMRFHQAIADLAGSRRVAETVRALLAELRLVFLVVADPRALHEPYVAGNRALYELLAVGDVRAAEEALRRYLADAETQLLGAYAAAARG; from the coding sequence GTGGAGGAGTGGGGTACGCGGCTGGCCGGGGATCGGGTGCTGCTCGATCGCGGGAGCACCGCGGAACGGGTGGCGGACATCCTGCGGGAGCGGATCACCGAGGGCGTGTTCAAGCCCGGCACGCGGCTGAGCGAGGAGAGCCTGCGCGAGGCGCTCGGCATCTCGCGGAACACGTTGCGCGAGGCGTTCCGGCTGCTGGCGCACGAGGGCCTGCTGGAGCACCAGCTCAACCGCGGCGTCTTCGTGCGGCTGCTGACCAGCGCGGACATCCGGGACCTGTACGCGATACGCCGGATCCTGGAGTGCGGCGCGCTGCGCGACCTGGACGCGGTGCCGGCGCCGAGCCTCGACGGCCTCCGGACCGCGATCGAGACCGCGGACGAAGCGGCGTCCCGGGGCGACTGGAGCGCGGTCGGCACCGCGAACATGCGCTTCCACCAGGCGATCGCGGACCTGGCCGGCAGCCGCCGGGTGGCCGAGACGGTCCGGGCGCTCCTGGCCGAGCTGCGCCTGGTGTTCCTGGTGGTGGCGGACCCGCGGGCACTGCACGAGCCCTATGTGGCGGGCAATCGCGCGCTCTACGAGCTGCTGGCCGTGGGCGACGTGCGGGCGGCCGAGGAGGCGCTGCGGCGGTACCTCGCCGACGCGGAGACGCAGCTGCTGGGTGCCTACGCCGCGGCGGCGCGCGGCTAG
- a CDS encoding reverse transcriptase domain-containing protein produces MQERDRGTPQGSAVSPVLANLFLHYAFDMWMARMFPAVRFERYVDDVVVHCVSERQARYVLAEITKRMTQVGLELHPEKTRIVYCQDDNRRGSYEHTEFVFLGYGFQRRSARSREGAMFLSFLPAISKQALKRISAEVRSWRLHHRTSLTEKDLADWINRLFEVERGAVLTATRT; encoded by the coding sequence CTGCAGGAACGAGATCGCGGAACCCCACAAGGATCCGCAGTTTCACCTGTTCTGGCTAATCTGTTTCTCCACTATGCGTTCGACATGTGGATGGCCCGCATGTTTCCGGCGGTTCGGTTCGAGCGCTATGTGGATGACGTGGTGGTGCATTGCGTCAGTGAACGCCAGGCTCGGTATGTGCTGGCGGAGATCACGAAACGGATGACCCAGGTAGGGCTGGAGTTGCATCCGGAGAAGACCCGGATAGTTTACTGCCAGGACGACAACCGGCGTGGCTCGTACGAACACACCGAATTTGTCTTCCTCGGCTACGGCTTCCAGCGACGCTCGGCGCGGTCAAGGGAAGGGGCGATGTTCTTGTCGTTCCTGCCGGCGATCAGTAAACAAGCCCTGAAGAGGATCAGTGCCGAGGTGCGGTCGTGGCGGCTGCACCATCGCACAAGCCTGACCGAGAAGGACCTCGCCGATTGGATAAACCGGCTCTTCGAAGTTGAGCGGGGTGCGGTGTTGACGGCGACCCGGACGTAG
- a CDS encoding TIGR03089 family protein, protein MSDVPAIFAAAVAADPARPLLTFYDDATGERTELSGVTLGNWVSKTANLLVDGLGLGPGDRADLLLPTHWQTAAILLASWSAGLTVAYRPWSTAGLVEEVAAPDVVFVSQERERGMLEDVPATDERFVLSLHPFAMPMREVPDGYRDFNAEVRVFGDVFRPSALPSPDTLATVDGTTFGQWGEIAALIADEMGLVAGDRVMIDASRYEQPVQWLLAPLAAGTSIVLVANADKDKLAARAEAERVTKIV, encoded by the coding sequence GTGTCCGACGTTCCAGCGATCTTCGCCGCGGCGGTGGCGGCCGATCCGGCCCGCCCGCTGCTCACCTTCTACGACGACGCGACCGGCGAGCGCACCGAGCTGTCCGGCGTGACGCTCGGCAACTGGGTGTCCAAGACCGCGAACCTGCTGGTCGACGGCCTCGGCCTGGGCCCGGGTGACCGCGCCGATCTGCTGCTGCCGACGCACTGGCAGACCGCGGCGATCCTGCTGGCGTCCTGGTCCGCGGGCCTGACCGTCGCCTACCGGCCGTGGTCGACCGCGGGGCTCGTCGAGGAGGTCGCGGCCCCGGACGTGGTCTTCGTCTCGCAGGAGCGCGAGCGCGGCATGCTGGAGGACGTGCCGGCCACGGACGAGCGGTTCGTGCTGAGCCTGCACCCGTTCGCGATGCCGATGCGCGAGGTGCCGGACGGCTACCGCGACTTCAACGCGGAGGTGCGCGTGTTCGGCGACGTATTCCGGCCGTCCGCGCTGCCCTCGCCGGACACGCTCGCCACCGTGGACGGCACCACGTTCGGCCAGTGGGGCGAGATCGCCGCGCTCATCGCGGACGAGATGGGCCTGGTGGCCGGCGACCGAGTGATGATCGACGCGAGCCGGTATGAGCAGCCGGTGCAGTGGCTGCTGGCGCCGCTGGCCGCGGGTACGTCGATCGTGTTGGTGGCGAACGCGGACAAGGACAAGCTGGCGGCCCGGGCCGAGGCGGAGCGCGTCACGAAGATCGTGTAA
- a CDS encoding acyl-CoA dehydrogenase family protein, with product MTEDLVAARAADGEARDRLTPEAIGALRANGDFALAVPAAFGGQDASAETVLRRLIGIGRADPSAAWVTGVSVTSKTLAKRMSGEDVRKELFADPDAVFCGSGRLECGTGTREADGTVTITGAWPNVSGCEDAAWTGVALTIDGVPHFAHIRLGDLRIDRTWRVAGMRATGSHTVVADAVGIPDGQVIPFRPFEVNDLLLFGLCVLGPVIGGARGALDTVRNMFASGRKPFMTAYASMGESPGARHWLAEATHLIERAERTALAVAAASDGPEVPRSDLARLHMDEAAAARDCRAAVDLLLDLHGASGFGTANPLQRFWRDVAVGSRHPHLNPYLAVENLGKALV from the coding sequence GTGACTGAAGATCTTGTGGCCGCTCGGGCGGCGGACGGTGAGGCACGGGACCGGCTGACACCGGAGGCGATCGGGGCGCTGCGCGCGAACGGCGACTTCGCGCTCGCGGTGCCGGCCGCGTTCGGCGGGCAGGACGCGAGCGCGGAGACGGTCCTGCGCCGGCTGATCGGGATCGGCCGGGCGGACCCGTCCGCGGCCTGGGTGACCGGCGTGAGCGTGACCAGCAAGACACTGGCGAAGCGGATGTCCGGCGAGGACGTGCGGAAGGAGCTGTTCGCGGACCCGGACGCGGTGTTCTGCGGCTCCGGCCGGCTGGAGTGCGGCACCGGCACGCGCGAGGCCGACGGCACGGTCACGATCACCGGTGCCTGGCCGAACGTCTCCGGCTGCGAGGACGCCGCCTGGACCGGCGTGGCGCTGACGATCGACGGCGTGCCGCACTTCGCGCACATCCGGCTCGGTGACCTGCGGATCGACCGGACGTGGCGGGTGGCCGGCATGCGCGCCACCGGCAGCCACACCGTGGTCGCGGACGCGGTGGGCATCCCGGACGGGCAGGTGATCCCGTTCCGGCCGTTCGAGGTCAACGACCTGCTGCTCTTCGGGCTGTGCGTGCTCGGGCCGGTGATCGGCGGAGCACGCGGCGCGCTGGACACCGTGCGGAACATGTTCGCCTCCGGCCGCAAGCCGTTCATGACCGCGTACGCCTCGATGGGCGAGTCGCCCGGCGCGCGGCACTGGCTGGCCGAGGCCACCCACCTGATCGAGCGGGCCGAGCGCACCGCGCTCGCGGTCGCGGCCGCCTCGGACGGCCCCGAGGTGCCGCGGTCCGACCTGGCGCGCCTGCACATGGACGAGGCAGCCGCGGCGCGCGACTGCCGGGCCGCCGTGGACCTGCTGCTCGACCTGCACGGCGCGAGCGGTTTCGGCACGGCGAACCCGTTGCAGCGCTTCTGGCGGGACGTCGCGGTCGGCAGCCGGCACCCGCACCTCAACCCCTACCTCGCGGTCGAGAACCTGGGGAAGGCGCTGGTCTAG
- a CDS encoding ISL3 family transposase, giving the protein MVNDTTRLLGLDGLVVDRVELDAAGVPVVVLSTGCEQARCCPDCGQEAVRVKAWVTTRPRDLPVAGRTVRLRWRKRRWHCPTDSCPRVSFTEQVGQVPARARLTGRLRAAAGAAVADGGRTVVQSARDHGLSWPVVAAAFTAHAAAVLPAEPDPVEVLGIDETRRGRPKWEFDPVTQAWQTSVDRWHVGMCDLTGGQGLLGQVEGRTAQTVIDWLTARSQDWRDQVRYVAIDMCTIFKSAITTALPHAILVVDHFHVVQLAHQALNDVRRRITVQHRGRRGRAGDLEWDLRNRLTRSARRLRAERVDKLCDDLTTLPAKISTPILAAWNAKEDLLDLLALARTHPNRETITRHLHRFYTRCADSGQPELTRLARTIETWWPQILAFLHTGITNAGSEGTNRVIKTVARNAYGFRNPENQRLRTRAATTRKSRGHLNPA; this is encoded by the coding sequence ATGGTCAACGATACGACCCGGCTGCTGGGCCTTGACGGCCTGGTCGTCGATCGGGTCGAGCTGGATGCCGCTGGTGTGCCGGTGGTGGTCTTGTCCACTGGGTGTGAGCAGGCGCGTTGCTGCCCGGACTGCGGTCAGGAGGCGGTGCGGGTGAAGGCGTGGGTCACGACCCGGCCGCGGGATCTGCCGGTCGCCGGCCGGACGGTGCGGTTGCGGTGGCGTAAACGCCGCTGGCACTGCCCGACCGATAGTTGTCCGCGTGTGTCGTTCACCGAGCAGGTCGGGCAGGTCCCGGCCCGGGCGAGACTGACCGGCAGGCTCCGCGCCGCGGCCGGGGCCGCAGTCGCTGACGGCGGGCGGACGGTCGTGCAATCGGCCCGTGATCACGGACTGTCGTGGCCGGTCGTCGCGGCGGCGTTCACCGCTCACGCCGCAGCGGTGCTGCCCGCCGAGCCCGATCCGGTCGAGGTGCTGGGGATCGACGAGACCCGCCGGGGCCGGCCGAAATGGGAGTTCGACCCGGTCACCCAGGCGTGGCAGACGAGCGTGGACCGGTGGCACGTCGGCATGTGTGACCTGACCGGCGGCCAAGGGCTCCTCGGCCAGGTCGAGGGCCGGACCGCCCAGACCGTGATCGACTGGCTTACCGCCCGCAGCCAGGATTGGCGTGACCAGGTCCGATACGTGGCGATCGACATGTGCACGATCTTCAAATCCGCGATCACCACCGCGCTACCACACGCGATCCTGGTCGTCGATCACTTCCACGTCGTGCAACTCGCCCACCAGGCCCTCAACGACGTCCGCCGCCGGATCACCGTCCAGCACCGCGGCCGCCGGGGCCGGGCCGGAGACCTCGAATGGGACCTACGCAACCGCCTGACCCGCTCCGCACGCCGGCTCCGCGCCGAACGCGTCGACAAACTCTGCGACGACCTCACCACCCTGCCAGCCAAGATCAGCACACCGATCCTGGCCGCATGGAACGCCAAGGAAGACCTCCTCGACCTCCTCGCCCTGGCCCGCACCCACCCGAACCGCGAAACCATCACCCGGCACCTGCACCGCTTCTACACCCGCTGCGCCGACTCCGGCCAGCCCGAACTCACCCGCCTCGCCCGCACGATCGAGACCTGGTGGCCGCAGATCCTCGCGTTCCTCCACACCGGCATCACCAACGCCGGCTCCGAGGGCACCAACCGCGTCATCAAAACCGTCGCCCGCAACGCCTACGGCTTCCGCAACCCCGAAAACCAACGCCTACGCACCCGCGCCGCCACCACCCGAAAATCCCGCGGCCACCTCAACCCCGCTTAA